The Nocardioides sp. S5 genome includes a window with the following:
- a CDS encoding carbohydrate ABC transporter permease has protein sequence MTTQAVPPTTGPTPSTDAARSTPPRRVEGGVMSKPRGVVVTVIIALLALAWLFPLLWALINSFREYEYTQVNGYLSFGGWTTSNYEEAWSRGNFGLHMRNSLLITIPAVLLTLWLSSMVAFVLARFSYRFNLTLLGVFLAANLLPPQALLIPVFRMFREIPLPLFMSDSGSMLNSFWALILVNTAFQMGFCTFVLSNYMKTLPHEIYESAELDGASVWRQYWQLTMPLVRPALAALATLQVTWVYNEFFWATVLIQQGNKLPVTSALNNLRGQFFTDTNLVAAGSIIVALPVLVVFFALQKQFVSGLTLGSTKG, from the coding sequence ATGACCACCCAGGCAGTCCCGCCCACGACGGGCCCGACCCCGTCGACGGACGCCGCGCGCTCCACCCCGCCCAGGCGCGTCGAGGGCGGCGTGATGAGCAAGCCCCGCGGCGTCGTGGTCACCGTGATCATCGCGCTCCTGGCCCTGGCCTGGCTGTTCCCGTTGCTGTGGGCGCTGATCAACTCGTTCCGCGAGTACGAGTACACCCAGGTCAACGGCTACCTCTCCTTCGGCGGGTGGACCACGTCCAACTACGAGGAGGCGTGGTCGCGCGGCAACTTCGGGCTCCACATGCGCAACTCGCTGCTCATCACGATCCCGGCCGTGCTCCTGACGCTGTGGCTGTCGTCGATGGTCGCCTTCGTGCTCGCCCGGTTCAGCTACCGCTTCAACCTGACGCTGCTCGGGGTCTTCCTCGCTGCCAACCTGCTCCCTCCGCAGGCGCTGCTGATCCCGGTGTTCCGGATGTTCCGCGAGATCCCGCTCCCGCTGTTCATGAGCGACTCCGGCTCGATGCTCAACAGCTTCTGGGCGCTGATCCTGGTCAACACCGCGTTCCAGATGGGGTTCTGCACCTTCGTGCTCAGCAACTACATGAAGACGCTGCCGCACGAGATCTACGAGTCCGCCGAGCTCGACGGCGCCAGCGTGTGGCGTCAGTACTGGCAGCTCACGATGCCACTCGTACGCCCCGCGCTGGCGGCCCTGGCCACCTTGCAGGTGACGTGGGTCTACAACGAGTTCTTCTGGGCGACGGTGCTCATCCAGCAGGGCAACAAGCTGCCGGTGACCTCGGCGCTCAACAACCTGCGCGGGCAGTTCTTCACCGACACCAACCTCGTCGCGGCCGGCTCGATCATCGTCGCGCTGCCGGTGCTGGTGGTGTTCTTCGCCCTGCAGAAGCAGTTCGTCTCGGGGCTCACGCTCGGGTCGACCAAGGGCTGA
- the nagA gene encoding N-acetylglucosamine-6-phosphate deacetylase yields the protein MLLAAAAVMTPARVLAPGWLQVDGERIVEVGEGAPPSPPDLDLGAATVVPGFVDLHVHGGGGASFDAGTAEAAETVVATHLARGTTTMAASLVTDSPDRTGGAARELALLVRDGRLAGLHLEGPWLSPRGAGAHRRDLLTAPDAASVDALLTAGEGTVRMVTIAPELAGGLDAVRRLVDAGVVVAIGHTDASYDVVRAAIDAGARVGTHLFNAMPALHHRDPGPVGALLEAPVDVELVADGVHLHPSVLRAVFAAKPGRCLLVSDAMAAAGLGDGDHRLGTAPVEVRDGVARLADGPGAGVLAGSTLTLDAAVRHAVRTVGLPLLEVVHAASTAPARAWGLDDVGALDAGRRADLVVLDEDLEVGRVMRAGVWLSPWSTRA from the coding sequence ATGCTCCTCGCGGCGGCAGCGGTGATGACCCCCGCGCGGGTCCTCGCGCCGGGCTGGCTGCAGGTCGACGGCGAGCGCATCGTCGAGGTCGGGGAGGGTGCACCGCCGAGCCCTCCGGACCTCGACCTCGGTGCGGCCACGGTCGTGCCCGGCTTCGTCGACCTCCACGTCCACGGCGGCGGTGGCGCGTCGTTCGACGCCGGCACCGCCGAGGCCGCGGAGACCGTCGTGGCGACCCACCTCGCCCGGGGGACGACGACCATGGCGGCCAGCCTGGTGACAGACTCTCCGGACCGGACGGGCGGGGCGGCGCGGGAGCTCGCCCTGCTCGTCCGGGACGGCCGGCTCGCCGGGCTGCACCTCGAGGGGCCGTGGCTGAGTCCCCGCGGGGCGGGCGCCCACCGCCGCGACCTGCTCACCGCGCCGGACGCGGCGAGCGTCGACGCGCTGCTCACCGCGGGCGAGGGGACCGTCCGGATGGTCACGATCGCCCCCGAGCTGGCCGGGGGTCTCGACGCCGTACGCCGCCTCGTCGACGCCGGCGTGGTCGTCGCCATCGGCCACACCGATGCGTCGTACGACGTCGTGCGGGCCGCGATCGACGCAGGCGCGCGCGTCGGCACCCACCTCTTCAACGCCATGCCCGCCCTGCACCACCGCGACCCCGGGCCGGTCGGCGCGCTGCTCGAGGCGCCGGTCGACGTCGAGCTGGTCGCCGACGGCGTGCACCTGCACCCGTCGGTGCTGCGCGCGGTCTTCGCCGCGAAGCCGGGACGGTGCCTCCTCGTCTCCGACGCGATGGCGGCGGCCGGCCTGGGCGACGGCGATCACCGCCTCGGCACCGCGCCTGTGGAGGTCCGCGACGGCGTGGCCCGGCTCGCCGACGGTCCCGGGGCCGGGGTGCTCGCCGGCTCGACGCTCACCCTGGACGCGGCAGTCCGCCACGCCGTGCGCACCGTCGGCCTGCCCCTGCTCGAGGTGGTGCACGCCGCCAGCACGGCGCCCGCCCGCGCGTGGGGCCTGGACGACGTCGGTGCGCTGGACGCCGGCCGCCGCGCCGACCTCGTGGTCCTCGACGAGGACCTCGAGGTCGGGCGCGTGATGCGGGCCGGGGTCTGGCTCAGCCCTTGGTCGACCCGAGCGTGA